The following proteins are encoded in a genomic region of Pseudomonadota bacterium:
- a CDS encoding DUF5668 domain-containing protein, translated as MKSKSGIGAYILIALGTIFLLSNFGLLPHPFMARWWPLILVLVGILSLIRRSSRQKQQNHLE; from the coding sequence ATGAAATCTAAATCAGGGATCGGGGCATACATCCTTATCGCTTTGGGCACCATTTTTCTCCTGTCTAATTTCGGTTTGCTGCCACACCCATTTATGGCGCGATGGTGGCCATTGATTCTTGTTCTTGTTGGTATTCTGTCGTTGATACGGCGTTCATCCCGTCAGAAACAACAGAACCATCTTGAATAA